A genomic window from Carassius gibelio isolate Cgi1373 ecotype wild population from Czech Republic chromosome A11, carGib1.2-hapl.c, whole genome shotgun sequence includes:
- the LOC128021962 gene encoding nidogen-1, which translates to MALVRSVGLLALLGSVRCLSREQLFDYGIRFGDKILDSATDSVRELELEQTLFFFKGKFDKVYVNTNGFISLSHPADESEYLGKMPASFGMIAAFLGDLDTTDGAGYVYFRQDKSPDVLQRAAEHIRQAFPSDEQIEPTHAIIVTWENVAPQGERGPGGEYMRNTFQLVVANMESASYAVLLYPEESMQFGSTLIDDEDQLIEVGFNEGKVQGWFGWGSTQGAYYRITGDSEDSISALAQETNSGRPGVWVYEIGTSPLFTSITPGVVTEVTEVTQVTEVTGVTEVTEVTSEETVVDSLVPEPSVPWIRHHEDLLTSEAPYEPLSTSPEPFGESSTPDEPQHHYRFVQPQQPQNPQVLIIDEDELNVDVFSYNYETCSSNKHKCSVFADCRDYADGYCCHCKPGYYGNGKDCIAEGKPQRMNGKVSGRIYVGDSPSPVEFSNNDLHSYVVTNDGRAYIAISSIPSSIGPSLQPLPALGEAIGWAFALQQPDYHNGFSIIGGVFTRQAEVVFQPGNERLTIRQEFSGIDEHDHLMISTELDGRIPEVPRGATVQIQPYREIYQYSSNLITSSSRREYTVSMPDGSLHTHSYLWTQNIKFQSCPHEEVLSAVPASQQLSVDQIFVMYDSSNQLIRFAMSNKIGSVHSGVPEQNPCFTGRHGCDTNAVCRPAPGKDFSCECAAGFSGDGRVCYDVDECSESPQICGAFSVCSNQPGSFRCECVEGFRFGSDGRTCVETERPVNHCQRGTHDCDAPERSRCIYTGDSSYICSCVPGFSGDGRVCRDIDECQPGRCHSDAICHNTPGSFTCLCRPGFHGDGFSCTPVSEGEQTACERHREAAQASSGDLFRPRPAVGQFVPSCDAHGAYDPLQCHSSSGQCWCVDSSGREIPGSRAPSGSRPMCIGHSVAPPLIGPTPRPDISPLTPGANLLFSQSGKIDHIPLDGSRMMKDETKTVLHVPGKVVIAVAFDCVEQMIYWTDITQPSISRATLQGGETSVLISSDLGSPEGISIDHVSRNMYWTDSVLDRLEVSRLDGSQRRVLFDDDLINPRPIVADPAHGYLYWADWNRDGPKIERSGLDGSDRTVLVQDGLGLPNALTFDPQSRRLCWADAGTRKVECIDPFSRLRTKLTEGIQYPFAIVSYGRNLYYTDWRREAVVAMDHHDGMEVEEFLPQKRSRIYGIAITYPQCPAGVNYCSRDNGGCSHLCLPRPGGFTCRCPDAGDGSCVEHHQNF; encoded by the exons ATGGCTCTCGTGCGCAGTGTTGGGCTTCTGGCTCTGCTGGGGTCGGTCCGGTGTCTGAGCCGGGAGCAGCTCTTCGATTACGGGATCCGGTTCGGCGATAAGATTCTGGATTCTGCAACCGATTCGGTCCGAGAGCTCGAGCTGGAACAAACGCTCTTCTTCTTCAAAGGAAAGTTCGATAAAGTTTAC GTGAACACCAATGGCTTCATCTCTCTGAGTCACCCGGCCGATGAATCTGAGTACCTGGGGAAGATGCCGGCCAGTTTTGGTATGATTGCAGCCTTCCTGGGAGATCTGGACACCACCGATGGGGCCGGGTACGTCTATTTCCGCCAGGATAAAAGCCCTGATGTGCTCCAGAGAGCCGCGGAGCACATCAGACAAGCGTTTCCTTCTGACGAACAGATCGAACCCACTCACGCCATCATCGTCACCTGGGAGAACGTGGCACCTCAAGGTGAACGAGGACCAGGAGGTGAATATATG AGAAATACCTTCCAGCTAGTTGTAGCAAACATGGAGTCTGCGTCGTATGCCGTCCTGCTGTATCCGGAGGAGAGCATGCAGTTCGGCTCCACTCTCATTGATGATGAAGATCAGCTGATCGAGGTGGGCTTCAATGAAGGGAAGGTCCAGGGATGGTTCGGGTGGGGGTCCACTCAAGGAGCTTACTATCGCATCACCGGAGACAGCGAGGACTCCATAAGCGCTCTCGCACA GGAGACAAACTCGGGCCGGCCTGGCGTTTGGGTCTACGAGATCGGCACCTCTCCGTTATTCACCTCCATCACACCCGGAGTGGTCAcggaggtcacagaggtcacgcaGGTGACGGAGGTCACAGGGGTCAcggaggtcacagaggtcacgtcTGAGGAGACTGTGGTGGACTCTCTGGTCCCAGAGCCGTCAGTCCCGTGGATTCGACACCATGAGGATCTTCTGACCTCCGAAGCGCCGTATGAACCTCTCTCCACCAGTCCAGAGCCGTTCGGAGAGTCGTCCACCCCTGACGAGCCTCAGCATCATTATCGTTTCGTTCAGCCTCAGCAGCCACAGAACCCGCAGGTGCTGATCATCGATGAAGACGAGCTGAACGTCGACG TGTTTTCGTATAATTACGAGACGTGCTCCAGCAACAAGCACAAGTGCTCTGTGTTTGCCGACTGCAGAGATTACGCTGATGGATACTGCTGTCACTGCAAACCTGGTTATTACGGCAACGGCAAGGATTGCATCGCCGAGG GCAAGCCTCAGAGGATGAACGGGAAGGTCAGTGGCAGGATCTACGTGGGTGATTCTCCGTCTCCTGTGGAGTTTTCTAACAACGACCTGCATTCGTACGTGGTGACTAACGACGGTCGAGCGTATATCGCCATCAGCAGCATCCCGTCCAGCATCGGTCCGTCTCTACAGCCGCTGCCGGCTCTGGGTGAAGCCATCGGATGGGCCTTCGCTCTGCAGCAACCCGACTACCACAACGGCTTCAGCATCATCG GAGGGGTTTTCACACGGCAGGCCGAGGTGGTCTTCCAGCCCGGGAACGAGCGGCTGACCATCAGACAGGAGTTCAGTGGCATCGATGAACACGATCACCTGATGATCAGCACTGAACTGGACGGCAGGATCCCAGAGGTTCCTCGAGGAGCCACGGTCCAGATCCAGCCCTACAGAGAGATCTACCAGTACTCCAGCAACC TGATCACGTCCTCGTCGCGGCGGGAGTACACCGTTAGCATGCCCGACGGTAGCCTTCACACACACAGCTACCTGTGGACGCAGAACATCAAGTTCCAGAGCTGTCCGCACGAGGAGGTCCTGAGCGCCGTGCCGGCGAGCCAACAGCTCAGCGTCGACCAGATCTTCGTCATGTACGACTCCAGCAACCAGCTGATCCGCTTCGCCATGAGCAACAAGATCGGCTCCGTCCACA GTGGCGTCCCGGAGCAGAATCCCTGTTTCACCGGGAGACACGGCTGTGACACTAACGCCGTCTGTCGTCCGGCTCCAGGAAAAGACTTCAGCTGTGAATGTGCGGCTGGATTCAGCGGAGACGGACGGGTTTGTTACG atgtgGACGAGTGCTCAGAAAGTCCTCAGATCTGCGGGGCGTTCAGCGTCTGCAGTAATCAGCCCGGATCGTTCCGCTGCGAGTGTGTGGAGGGCTTCAGGTTCGGCAGCGATGGACGCACCTGTGTCG AGACGGAGCGTCCCGTCAATCACTGTCAGAGAGGAACACACGACTGCGACGCTCCCGAACGCTCCCGATGCATCTACACCGGAGACTCGTCTTACATCTGCTCGTGTGTGCCGGGCTTCTCCGGAGACGGACGCGTGTGTcggg ATATCGATGAGTGCCAGCCGGGCCGTTGCCATAGCGATGCCATCTGCCACAACACCCCGGGCTCCTTCACCTGTCTGTGCCGGCCTGGTTTCCACGGCGACGGCTTCAGCTGCACACCTGTGTCCG aAGGTGAGCAGACGGCGTGTGAGCGTCACAGAGAAGCAGCGCAGGCCTCGAGCGGAGACTTGTTTCGTCCGCGTCCAGCTGTGGGTCAGTTCGTGCCCAGCTGTGATGCTCACGGTGCCTACGACCCCCTGCAGTGTCACTCCAGCAGCGGTCAGTGTTGGTGTGTGGACTCGTCCGGACGAGAGATCCCCGGATCCAGAGCTCCGTCCGGCAGCAGACCCATGT GTATTGGTCACAGTGTGGCTCCGCCCCTCATTGGCCCCACCCCCAGACCTGACATCAGTCCTCTGACTCCTGGAGCGAATCTCTTATTCAGCCAAAGCGGTAAGATCGATCACATCCCGCTGGACGGCAGCCGGATGATGAAAGATGAGACTAAGACTGTTCTGCACGTACCT GGTAAAGTGGTGATCGCAGTGGCGTTCGACTGCGTGGAGCAGATGATCTACTGGACTGACATCACACAACCCTCCATCAGCAGAGCAACACTACAGGGAGGAGAGACCTCCGTCCTCATCAGCAGcg ATCTGGGCAGTCCTGAGGGAATCTCCATCGATCACGTGTCCAGAAACATGTACTGGACCGACTCCGTCCTGGACCGCCTCGAGGTGTCCCGACTGGACGGGAGTCAGAGGCGTGTCCTGTTCGACGATGACCTCATCAACCCGCGCCCGATCGTCGCTGACCCCGCCCACGG ATACCTGTACTGGGCCGACTGGAACCGCGACGGACCCAAGATCGAGCGCTCCGGTCTGGACGGGAGCGACAGGACGGTGCTGGTGCAGGACGGGCTGGGGCTGCCCAACGCTCTGACCTTTGACCCCCAGAGCAGGCGGCTCTGCTGGGCGGACGCAG GAACTCGTAAGGTGGAGTGTATCGATCCGTTCTCTCGTCTCAGGACGAAACTGACCGAAGGGATTCAGTATCCGTTCGCCATCGTGTCTTACGGCCGAAACCTCTACTACACCGACTGGAGGAG GGAGGCAGTGGTTGCTATGGACCATCATGATGGGATGGAGGTGGAGGAGTTTCTTCCTCAGAAACGTTCACGTATATACGGCATCGCTATCACTTACCCACAATGCCCTGCAG GTGTGAACTACTGCTCTCGTGATAACGGAGGCTGCTCTCATCTCTGTCTGCCGCGGCCGGGTGGATTCACCTGCCGCTGTCCTGACGCCGGAGACGGCTCATGTGTCGAGCACCACCAGAACTTCTGA